One Polaribacter sp. SA4-12 genomic window carries:
- a CDS encoding ion channel produces the protein MAKKVKDPGFGYNSRQNAQDIINDDGSSNVFHINRKKNMSDLYSYFIDISWFQFFLLIILAYTILNLFFGLIYVSIGIEQITKPKGSFFEDFLNGFFFSAQTLTTVGYGGIAPKGITANFIAAFEAMTGLLSFSFITGLLYGRFSKPKANIKFSDNIILREFKNERAIMFRLMNSRKTVMIEPEIKVTLSITKKDTKGAFKRDFFTLRLERNKVMYLPTIWTVVHQIDEDSPLFKYSNKEIEKLDAFLYILVNYHEESFAQKVYQIHSYDFDKLELDVKYVPSASFNDEGFTVLDHDKLSEVEKM, from the coding sequence ATGGCAAAGAAAGTTAAAGATCCTGGTTTTGGTTATAATTCTAGGCAGAATGCACAAGACATTATCAATGATGATGGTAGTAGTAATGTTTTTCATATCAATAGAAAAAAGAATATGAGCGACTTATATTCTTATTTTATAGATATTTCTTGGTTTCAATTTTTCTTGTTGATTATTCTTGCTTATACAATCTTAAACTTGTTTTTTGGTTTAATTTATGTAAGTATAGGAATCGAACAAATTACAAAACCAAAAGGAAGTTTTTTTGAGGATTTTTTAAACGGATTCTTCTTTAGTGCACAGACTTTAACAACTGTTGGTTATGGAGGTATAGCGCCAAAAGGAATTACTGCGAATTTTATTGCTGCTTTTGAAGCGATGACTGGTTTGTTAAGTTTTTCATTTATTACGGGTTTATTATATGGACGTTTTTCTAAACCAAAAGCAAATATTAAATTCAGTGATAATATAATTTTAAGAGAGTTTAAAAATGAACGAGCTATTATGTTTCGTTTAATGAATAGTAGAAAAACAGTGATGATTGAACCAGAAATAAAGGTAACATTATCTATTACAAAGAAAGATACTAAAGGAGCGTTTAAACGTGATTTTTTTACGCTACGTTTAGAAAGAAATAAGGTGATGTATCTACCTACAATTTGGACAGTCGTTCATCAAATTGATGAAGATAGTCCGTTGTTTAAATACTCTAACAAAGAAATTGAAAAGCTAGATGCGTTTCTGTATATTTTAGTAAATTATCATGAAGAATCTTTTGCTCAAAAAGTATATCAAATCCATTCTTATGATTTTGATAAACTAGAATTAGATGTAAAATATGTGCCTTCTGCAAGTTTTAATGATGAAGGTTTCACTGTTTTAGATCATGATAAATTAAGTGAAGTAGAAAAAATGTAA